The DNA sequence TTGATAAAGGACAACAAAAAATAGATTGACTGTAGCGCCATACGTTATTCtgggcgcacgcacgcacacagcgaCCTCCGGCGGATACTGTATCCTTGAAGAGAAGGATATTAAGATTAGGCTGTTCGTACTTGTGTCTTCATTTGAGCTTTAACATACACGAAAGCAGCACGAAAACCACGATAATCTACGCCGTCAGTCATCATCTGTACGACACAACAACAATCAGCGGGGAGCATGATATCGCTTGCTATCAGTCTGCAAAGGTTAGTCAAGAATCAAAGGGAAATTACACATCTATCTACATCCTTCATTGCACTCCGATTCAGGGCAGGATATCCTGCATTGTTTGCGGTGTCTTCTGGCGTTTGGTTTCCGGAAGCAGCCTGATGAGGAAAGTGGCAGTGAATAGCGCCGCGAAGTAGAACATGCTGGCGGCAGTTGGGGACACATGCGCTTGCAGTTGCGCCAGAAGGGGCCCCAAGGTAGCCCCGAGCTGCCCGAAGAAGTTGGCGACAAAGAAGCCGATGCCCCGCACTACGGTCGGGTACAACTCAAGCGTAAATACGTTTACGGCGGTGGCTTCTCCGAGGAGCATGCTCACGATTATCTCGCCGAGGATCCATGTCAGGTGTCCTTCGTGCTCGGCCTTGAGGCTACCGTACAAAAGCAACATGCAGCAGGTCAACGGCAGTGCTCGTGTGAGCAAAATCTTGCGGGGACTAGCCAGCAAGAATATCCAGAATAGCAAAATCGAGGCAGCCCTCGTTACGGCGAGTAACAAGAGGTGCCAGGGTTCGTCCGACAGTCCATTCAGGTTCATACCGTACAAGGACAGCAGAATGCTGAACCAAGTCCAGCAGAGCGTAGCGTTTCGCTTCCACAATTCCTTGCTGGCCAAAAAAGTGAGGAAGTTCATTTTCGGCAGTGCCGCTGGGGCACGAGAGGATGAGACTGTGAAGAACAAGCCCTCCTCGTTGACCTGGTGGTTGTTCCACGCGGCGGCGCGCCGTATCGCCTTCTCGGCCTGCTCAACATTGTTGGATACCATAAGCCAGCTGATGGACTCGCCCACAAGGCAGAACACTGGCACGAGTGCCATCGTGAGGGAGAAAGTGACCACTTCAAGCGCCTTGTAATTCCGCCGCGGTAGGGTGAGCGCCTCAGCCAGGACGCTTGCAACGACTCTTCCGGTCATGGCCAGGCAGAAATAGCCTTCCCGGTGTTTGTCGCCCGAGTTCTCGAACAGAATGACAACCATGGAGATATCGAGGACGCTCAGCGATGCCGCCAGAAGAACCCGGGCGGCTATGAAGTTGATGAATGTCCGCGCAAGCGTAGCGCCGCCGGCGGATGCCACAGTGAGGACTGTGCAAGCGTAGACAGCGGGCAGCCGGCCAACCCTGTCCGATATCTGGCCGAAAAAGAGCACCGAGATGACGACGCCGATTCTGTTGTAGACGAAGGCGGCGGGCACGTACCAGGCGCGATCGCACACCAGGTTCCACTCACTGACGATCGTGGTCTCGCTCGGGAGCAGGTCGAACTGCCACTCGGTGCAGGCCACTTCGACGCGCGTGCCATTGACCTCGGGCACTTCGGGTGGGTACATTGTGCACTGGCTGTACGTGCCGTCTGGCCGCAGCGGGATGTTCTCTGCCTTCCAGCGGCTGGCGCTCACGTTGGCGTCGGCGGGAGGCCGGCACCAGTACGCCACAGGCAGCAGAAACGTCTGCATGGACATGTGATGAATAACGACCAGGGCGGACGACAGGTGAGCGAAGGCCACGATGACCCACTGGAACAAGCCGCTGCCCAAGATCCTGTCCATGTCTAAAGGTGGCGAATGAGCCGAGGTCGTGTAGGCACTGTGGCACGGAACGGTCGTGCTACTGGTGCCGGGCTGCAGGTTCGATTCCTCCGACGGGGGGACCGTCTTGCGGAGCACGGAACTGTCGAGCAGGGCGAAATCATCTGGCTGGGTCCCGTCCTTCGCTCTGAAAGAATCGAAATGCGTCGTTCATTCAATCATTCTTTGCCATATCCGATTTGTGCTATTCTAAGTTCTTCAGTGTGAAGCTTCGAGCTGTGTTTAAGAATGCCGTCAATATTACGTGACACAAGAACTACAACAtcgccgccaaaaaaaaaaagaggaaaggagTAGAAGACCAACGCCGAAGCTTCACTATCACCACCTTAACTTAAGTAGCATATGCAGACGAAAGTATTCCGTTAGTAACGTTTGTCTATTGTACCTGTCACTGAAGGATGGATGAAAGATTGGGTAGTTTCAAACGCGAGATAGCACGTAATCGTGTTTCTTGGAGGATATGGCCCTCCACTGCATGCGTCCCCCATGCTCAACGTATCGCGTGCCTgcgtacctggatgactcggtaCTGGTGGCCGGGCCGACGGTCACGAGTTTCTTCGACGATTCTGGCCGAGCAGGAATCAG is a window from the Dermacentor albipictus isolate Rhodes 1998 colony chromosome 6, USDA_Dalb.pri_finalv2, whole genome shotgun sequence genome containing:
- the LOC139060841 gene encoding solute carrier family 22 member 7-like isoform X2 translates to MPSDSSMSEAILFSEATELIPARPESSKKLVTVGPATSTESSRAKDGTQPDDFALLDSSVLRKTVPPSEESNLQPGTSSTTVPCHSAYTTSAHSPPLDMDRILGSGLFQWVIVAFAHLSSALVVIHHMSMQTFLLPVAYWCRPPADANVSASRWKAENIPLRPDGTYSQCTMYPPEVPEVNGTRVEVACTEWQFDLLPSETTIVSEWNLVCDRAWYVPAAFVYNRIGVVISVLFFGQISDRVGRLPAVYACTVLTVASAGGATLARTFINFIAARVLLAASLSVLDISMVVILFENSGDKHREGYFCLAMTGRVVASVLAEALTLPRRNYKALEVVTFSLTMALVPVFCLVGESISWLMVSNNVEQAEKAIRRAAAWNNHQVNEEGLFFTVSSSRAPAALPKMNFLTFLASKELWKRNATLCWTWFSILLSLYGMNLNGLSDEPWHLLLLAVTRAASILLFWIFLLASPRKILLTRALPLTCCMLLLYGSLKAEHEGHLTWILGEIIVSMLLGEATAVNVFTLELYPTVVRGIGFFVANFFGQLGATLGPLLAQLQAHVSPTAASMFYFAALFTATFLIRLLPETKRQKTPQTMQDILP
- the LOC139060841 gene encoding solute carrier family 22 member 7-like isoform X1, which produces MPVSYNLHIVNSSPPCPFLLAVRFTSNPPLCVCATNIQSDSSMSEAILFSEATELIPARPESSKKLVTVGPATSTESSRAKDGTQPDDFALLDSSVLRKTVPPSEESNLQPGTSSTTVPCHSAYTTSAHSPPLDMDRILGSGLFQWVIVAFAHLSSALVVIHHMSMQTFLLPVAYWCRPPADANVSASRWKAENIPLRPDGTYSQCTMYPPEVPEVNGTRVEVACTEWQFDLLPSETTIVSEWNLVCDRAWYVPAAFVYNRIGVVISVLFFGQISDRVGRLPAVYACTVLTVASAGGATLARTFINFIAARVLLAASLSVLDISMVVILFENSGDKHREGYFCLAMTGRVVASVLAEALTLPRRNYKALEVVTFSLTMALVPVFCLVGESISWLMVSNNVEQAEKAIRRAAAWNNHQVNEEGLFFTVSSSRAPAALPKMNFLTFLASKELWKRNATLCWTWFSILLSLYGMNLNGLSDEPWHLLLLAVTRAASILLFWIFLLASPRKILLTRALPLTCCMLLLYGSLKAEHEGHLTWILGEIIVSMLLGEATAVNVFTLELYPTVVRGIGFFVANFFGQLGATLGPLLAQLQAHVSPTAASMFYFAALFTATFLIRLLPETKRQKTPQTMQDILP